TTTATTTAATCAAATAATAGCTGAGTATAAACAAGTACAATGGCCAAGTAAGGCTGAGGTCTTTCAAGTTACTATAGTAGTATTATTAATAACTTTATTTGTTTCTTTGATGATATTAATATTTGATTTTGGCTTTACAACATTTATGGATAGATTTTCAAGCATTGTAAAATCGCTATTTAGTTAGGGGGCTGAAGACTAATGATAATTGAAAATAAAGAATATGTTAAAAAATGGTATATAATTCATACTTATTCAGGATACGAAAAAAAAGTAAAAACTGATTTAGAAAAAAGAATTATGTCAGAAGATTTAAATGATAAAGTTTTTAGAATATTAGTACCTGAAGAAAAGATATTTGAAGAGAAAAAAGGTAAAATGGTACCAGTGTTCAGAAAGATATTTCCTAGTTATGTACTAGTTGAAATGTTAGCTTTTAGAGATGTTACAGAAGACTCAGTAAGTTATAGAGTGGATAGTAGAGCATGGTATATAATACGTAATACTAATGGTGTTACTGGTTTTGTTGGTGTTGGCTCTGATCCATTACCAATGGATGAAAAAGAAGTTGAAGAAATATTTAGTAAAATGAGCAATGAAGATTTCCAAGAAAAATTAGAATATGAAGTTGGAGATTATGTTAAAACTTTAGATGGTATAGAAGGAACAGTTGAACATATAGATTACATTGCTAAACAAATTAAGATAGTAATTCAAGTAGGAAGTAGACCTACCACATTAACTTTAGGATTAAACGAAGTTACTAAATTTTAGAATTTATAGTAATAAAAGTGGGAGATTTAATATTCAATTACCACAAAGGAGGAAAATAGAAAAATGGCTAAAATCAATAAAGAAGTCGTGGATAAAGTAAAATTACAATTAAGTGCTGGTAAAGCAAATCCTGCACCACCAGTTGGGTCAGCATTAGGACCAAAAGGGATCAATATTCCTGAGTTTTGTAAACAATTTAATGCACAAACACAAGATAAACCTGGATTTATAATTCCAGTAGAAATTTCAATCTATGCAGATAGAAGTTTTAGTTTCGTTTTAAAAACACCACCTGCATCAGATTTATTAAAAAAAGCTGCAAAAGTTGAAAAAGGAGCACAAAACTCTGTTAAAGATGTAGCTGGAAAAATTTCAAAAGCTCAATTACAAGAAATTGCTGAAACTAAAATGCCAGATTTAAATGCTGCAAATTTAGAAGCAGCTATGAACATTATTGCTGGAACAGCAAGAAGTATGGGAATTAAAATAGAAGACTAATAATATGAAATTAAGTGGGAGATAAAAATTTCAATTACCACAGAGGAGGAAAAAAATAATGTCAAAAAAAGGGAAAAGATATAATGAAATTTCTCAAAAAGTAGATAAATTAAAAATCTACACACCAGAAGAAGCTTTAGAATTAGTATTTGACACAAAAAGTGCAAAATTTGTAGAAACAGTTGAATTAGCTATTAGATTAGGAGTAGATCCAAGACATGCTGATCAACAAGTTAGAGGTACAGTTATTTTACCTCATGGAACTGGGAAAACAATTAAAATTTTAGCAATAACTTCAGGAGAAAATATTGATAAGGCATTAGCTGCTGGAGCAGATTTTGCTGGTGATGAAGAATATATCAACAAAATTTCTGCTGGATGGATGGATTTTGATTTAGTTATAGCTACTCCAGACATGATGCCTAAATTAGGTAAATTAGGAAGAGTTTTAGGAACTAAAGGATTAATGCCTAACCCTAAATCAGGAACTGTTACAACTAATATTTCTCAAACAGTTGAAGAATTTAAAAAAGGTAAAGTTGCATTTAAAGTTGATAAATTAGGTTCAATTCATTTACCAATAGGAAAAGTTAATTTTGAAAAAGAACAAATAATTGAAAACTTTAAAGTTGCTTTAGGGCAAATAATTAAATTAAAACCTGCGGCTTCAAAAGGACAATATTTAAGAACAGTTGCTATCTCATTAACTATGGGACCTGGAATTAAAATTGATCCATTATTAGCAGCTGGATTTTCAAGCAAATAAATAATATAAAGAAGACATAATGTCTTCTTTTTTATTTTTCTATAGGAAATTAAAAAAATATCCAAGATAAAAAAATAAAAGAAAATAGTAAAAAAATATTGATAAAGAAAAGAAAAATTAATAGAATAAAAAATAAGAGAACAACAAAACTACCTATCATAAAAATAGGCATAATATATTAATTATAGAACTTATGAATAGGAGGAGAAAGACCATTATCAATAAATAGTTCATAACGTTTAAGATAAATATTACAATGAGGACACATAAAAGGGTCAAAGTCCCAAAGTTCTTTAAAGTTTTTCCTAAATAAAGAAAGAGACTTTTTATTAACCTGAGCTTTAAGATAAAATAGAGACATTTTAACTTTAGAAGAAA
The genomic region above belongs to Streptobacillus moniliformis DSM 12112 and contains:
- the secE gene encoding preprotein translocase subunit SecE; its protein translation is MKKEKMNLFNQIIAEYKQVQWPSKAEVFQVTIVVLLITLFVSLMILIFDFGFTTFMDRFSSIVKSLFS
- a CDS encoding transcription termination/antitermination NusG family protein is translated as MIIENKEYVKKWYIIHTYSGYEKKVKTDLEKRIMSEDLNDKVFRILVPEEKIFEEKKGKMVPVFRKIFPSYVLVEMLAFRDVTEDSVSYRVDSRAWYIIRNTNGVTGFVGVGSDPLPMDEKEVEEIFSKMSNEDFQEKLEYEVGDYVKTLDGIEGTVEHIDYIAKQIKIVIQVGSRPTTLTLGLNEVTKF
- the rplK gene encoding 50S ribosomal protein L11, with product MNKEVVDKVKLQLSAGKANPAPPVGSALGPKGINIPEFCKQFNAQTQDKPGFIIPVEISIYADRSFSFVLKTPPASDLLKKAAKVEKGAQNSVKDVAGKISKAQLQEIAETKMPDLNAANLEAAMNIIAGTARSMGIKIED
- the rplA gene encoding 50S ribosomal protein L1; the encoded protein is MSKKGKRYNEISQKVDKLKIYTPEEALELVFDTKSAKFVETVELAIRLGVDPRHADQQVRGTVILPHGTGKTIKILAITSGENIDKALAAGADFAGDEEYINKISAGWMDFDLVIATPDMMPKLGKLGRVLGTKGLMPNPKSGTVTTNISQTVEEFKKGKVAFKVDKLGSIHLPIGKVNFEKEQIIENFKVALGQIIKLKPAASKGQYLRTVAISLTMGPGIKIDPLLAAGFSSK